Proteins encoded by one window of Bryobacteraceae bacterium:
- a CDS encoding BACON domain-containing carbohydrate-binding protein, whose amino-acid sequence MIGPALPLAARTMPALRGAEAARYLSEAGVHESLREAVAVARYGVHPDIDSRFVARNPAQRMRASFSSHGLELSGPSWRMTWRLRSAGYGARQTAAGPATLETQAGKGQVRVDLRRDTGIDEWYVNREDGLEHGFTLHRPPAEPRLGRRLRLIIDFEGDLGARADPDGQALQFSGPGGVALRYAGLKVTDAAGRRLASAMSAVAVEGQSGQVWLEVDDVEAVWPLTVDPTFAQQAYLKPSNTGAGDSFGTSVAVYGNTVAVGAWNEDSSATGINGANNDLAVDSGAVYVFVRNNGVWSQQAYLKAANAGAGDNFGFSVALSENTLVVGAIREDSDASGVNGADNDLALNAGAAYVFVRNGGVWSQQAYLKPSNNGVGDWFGYSVSVSAGTVVVGSPFEDSNATGVNGGMNESASNSGAAYVFVRSGATWSQQAYLKASNTGSTDQFGWSVGVSGDTAVVAAPTEDGGSTGVNGGDNNAAIDSGAAYVFVRNSGVWSQQAYLKASNTESDDRFGMAVAVWGDEVAVGAHFEDSNGVGISRETDNSAPNSGAAYVFVRENPGGWRQDAYLKASNAGANDLFGRSVAIVGRYVAVGAPGEGSSATGVNGADNELAAQAGAAYLFGDSGLDWAELAYVKPSNTGAGDGFGAAVAFWGDLLVAGAPSEDSNATGVNGNGADNSAADSGAAYVLTDGSCTYAFLPGPDQNFTAAGGSGQVRFNTTAECFAEPVAAVPWITIGETQLTGALVWTTSYSVAPNAAASIRSAAISVGSASITVTQGGTACSYGLGAPSANVPAAGSGQSVAVSTSAGCPWAAASNASWISIDLFQGSGFGSGSAGYTVAANSGAARMGTLTIAGIAFTVSQAGNAGIDVPPGVTPASGAGTSGLFTFTFSDPDGFADLNILNVLINDAIDGRNACYLAFVRATGQLLLVNDAGDAGSSFAGSITIPGSGSASNSQCTIGASGSSVSASGNTLALTLNIAFNAGFGGRKIMYQAARDIVENNTGWHARGVWTVPFAAPPTAVVSMTPARTAGSTVALTVTFSDVNGFADLNILNVLINDAIDGRNACYIAYVRPSRNVLLVNDAGDSGGPFVGSLAIPGAGVIGNSQCSINAAGSTAVESGNAVTLTLSLTLSGAFQGDRLIFAAARDVAENNSGWQAMGTITVP is encoded by the coding sequence GTGATCGGACCTGCGCTGCCGCTTGCGGCGAGGACGATGCCCGCGTTGCGCGGCGCGGAGGCGGCCCGGTATCTAAGCGAGGCCGGTGTCCACGAATCCTTGCGCGAAGCCGTGGCGGTTGCGCGGTACGGAGTGCATCCCGACATTGACTCCCGGTTCGTCGCTCGAAATCCGGCGCAACGAATGCGGGCCTCTTTCTCATCGCACGGGTTGGAGCTCAGCGGGCCATCCTGGCGGATGACCTGGCGGTTGCGATCGGCGGGATACGGGGCGCGTCAGACGGCGGCGGGGCCGGCGACGCTCGAAACGCAAGCCGGTAAAGGGCAGGTACGGGTTGATCTGCGCCGCGATACGGGTATCGACGAGTGGTACGTCAACCGCGAAGACGGACTCGAGCACGGATTTACGCTACATCGCCCGCCGGCCGAGCCGCGGCTCGGCAGGCGGTTGCGGCTGATCATCGACTTCGAAGGCGATCTCGGGGCCCGGGCTGATCCGGACGGGCAGGCGCTGCAGTTCTCCGGTCCCGGCGGCGTGGCTTTGCGATATGCGGGACTGAAGGTCACCGATGCGGCGGGCCGCCGGCTTGCGTCGGCGATGAGCGCCGTGGCGGTTGAGGGCCAAAGCGGACAGGTTTGGCTCGAGGTTGACGACGTCGAAGCGGTATGGCCGTTGACCGTGGATCCGACGTTCGCCCAACAGGCCTACCTCAAGCCATCCAACACCGGGGCCGGGGATTCCTTCGGGACTTCCGTGGCTGTGTACGGAAATACCGTGGCGGTGGGGGCGTGGAACGAAGACAGCAGCGCGACGGGAATCAACGGCGCCAACAACGATCTCGCCGTGGACTCCGGCGCCGTTTACGTGTTCGTCCGGAACAACGGCGTGTGGAGCCAGCAGGCCTATCTCAAGGCGGCGAACGCAGGCGCGGGGGACAACTTCGGGTTCTCCGTCGCGCTTTCGGAGAACACGTTGGTGGTTGGGGCGATTCGCGAAGACAGCGACGCCTCCGGAGTCAACGGCGCCGATAACGATCTGGCGTTGAACGCCGGAGCGGCGTATGTGTTCGTGCGCAACGGCGGCGTGTGGAGTCAGCAGGCCTACCTCAAGCCCTCGAACAACGGAGTCGGAGATTGGTTCGGCTACTCGGTCTCGGTCTCCGCCGGCACGGTGGTGGTCGGCTCGCCATTCGAAGACAGCAATGCCACCGGAGTGAACGGCGGGATGAACGAATCCGCCTCAAATTCGGGTGCAGCCTACGTTTTCGTGCGAAGCGGCGCCACTTGGAGCCAGCAGGCGTACCTGAAGGCCTCGAACACGGGGTCGACTGACCAGTTCGGCTGGTCCGTGGGGGTGTCGGGCGACACGGCCGTCGTCGCCGCGCCCACCGAGGACGGCGGTTCGACCGGCGTGAACGGCGGGGACAACAACGCCGCCATCGACTCCGGCGCGGCCTACGTCTTCGTGCGGAACAGTGGCGTGTGGAGCCAGCAGGCTTACCTGAAGGCGTCCAACACGGAGTCTGACGACCGCTTCGGCATGGCGGTGGCGGTGTGGGGCGACGAGGTAGCGGTCGGCGCCCATTTCGAAGACAGCAACGGTGTTGGGATCAGCCGGGAAACAGACAATTCGGCTCCGAACTCCGGCGCGGCCTATGTGTTCGTCCGCGAGAACCCCGGCGGTTGGCGGCAGGACGCGTACCTGAAGGCGAGCAACGCCGGAGCGAACGATTTGTTCGGCCGTTCGGTGGCCATCGTTGGCCGGTACGTCGCGGTGGGCGCTCCCGGCGAGGGGAGCAGCGCCACGGGTGTCAACGGCGCCGACAATGAACTGGCGGCGCAGGCTGGCGCGGCATACCTGTTCGGTGACAGCGGTCTTGACTGGGCGGAACTCGCCTACGTGAAACCCTCCAATACCGGAGCCGGAGACGGGTTCGGCGCCGCGGTGGCGTTCTGGGGCGACCTGCTCGTAGCCGGCGCGCCAAGCGAGGATAGTAACGCCACCGGTGTGAACGGCAATGGAGCCGACAACTCGGCCGCGGACTCCGGCGCCGCCTATGTCCTCACCGACGGCTCCTGCACGTACGCGTTTCTACCCGGTCCGGACCAAAACTTCACGGCCGCCGGAGGGTCCGGACAAGTCAGATTCAACACGACTGCGGAGTGCTTCGCCGAGCCCGTGGCCGCCGTGCCGTGGATCACGATCGGCGAGACGCAACTCACCGGCGCTCTGGTTTGGACCACCTCCTACTCGGTGGCTCCGAACGCCGCCGCGTCGATCCGCTCCGCCGCGATCTCCGTTGGCTCCGCCTCAATCACGGTGACGCAAGGCGGCACGGCCTGTTCATACGGCTTGGGCGCTCCGTCGGCCAACGTACCGGCCGCCGGGAGCGGGCAAAGCGTCGCGGTCTCCACGTCGGCGGGCTGCCCGTGGGCGGCGGCGTCGAATGCATCGTGGATCTCGATCGACCTCTTCCAGGGGTCCGGCTTTGGCAGCGGATCCGCCGGATACACCGTGGCGGCCAACTCCGGCGCCGCGCGCATGGGCACGCTCACTATCGCCGGGATCGCGTTCACCGTTTCTCAGGCAGGCAACGCGGGGATCGACGTTCCGCCCGGCGTGACGCCCGCCTCCGGCGCCGGAACGTCCGGCCTGTTCACATTCACCTTCAGCGATCCGGACGGATTCGCCGATCTCAACATTCTGAACGTTTTGATCAACGACGCCATCGACGGACGGAACGCCTGCTACCTCGCCTTCGTACGGGCCACCGGGCAGTTGCTGCTGGTGAACGACGCGGGCGACGCCGGCTCATCCTTCGCCGGTTCGATCACCATTCCAGGTTCCGGCTCCGCCAGTAACAGCCAGTGCACCATCGGCGCCAGCGGCTCTTCGGTGTCGGCCAGCGGGAACACTCTGGCGCTGACGCTGAACATCGCGTTCAACGCCGGATTCGGCGGCCGGAAGATCATGTACCAGGCGGCGCGGGACATCGTTGAGAACAACACTGGCTGGCACGCCAGGGGCGTATGGACGGTTCCGTTCGCCGCCCCGCCCACCGCCGTCGTGAGCATGACGCCCGCGAGAACGGCCGGCAGCACGGTGGCGCTCACCGTGACGTTCTCCGACGTCAACGGATTCGCTGATCTTAATATTCTGAACGTCCTGATCAACGATGCGATCGACGGACGGAACGCCTGCTACATCGCGTACGTAAGGCCGTCGCGCAACGTGCTGTTGGTGAATGACGCGGGTGATTCAGGCGGTCCGTTTGTTGGATCGCTCGCGATACCAGGCGCCGGCGTCATCGGCAACAGCCAATGCTCGATCAACGCGGCGGGATCGACGGCGGTGGAATCCGGCAACGCCGTGACGCTGACGCTCAGCCTGACCCTGTCCGGAGCGTTCCAGGGCGACCGCTTGATTTTCGCCGCGGCGCGCGACGTCGCTGAGAACAACTCCGGCTGGCAGGCCATGGGCACGATCACCGTGCCGTAG
- a CDS encoding PQQ-binding-like beta-propeller repeat protein — protein MGLSRTVLFCVFAAASFAGDWTRYRGENGTGVAALDPGAVLPTELGKDKNVVWKTQVPKGHSSPIVVAGNVILTAADGDGRLTVAYDAAKGMERWRASVDKARDEAANPLNGRATPTAASDGKNVYVFFPDFGLVSYTLGGQERWRRPLGPFASVQGHATSPIVAEGMVVLLIDQPVESYVAAYDAATGAERWKADRPNGFLGGYSTPVVYRPKGGPVQVVVGGARELTGYQLKTGERVWWGKGITQGPAASPVIDGDIVYTIEPPAEPGNSFNGMLGLDKNKDGKLQIEEELGKNLIYVRLMGAIDRMYGNSDGTVEASEWDKAFAPSELGGGLVATKIGARGALPASASLWKFAKSIPYVTSAVLHGGVVYYVRDGGIFSAIEAATGKVLKQGRLGEAAAEFYASPVVGGDLIYLADKDGKVAVVKAAGADWEVLATNDLDEQIIATPAIANNRIYLRTEATLYCFGQSTK, from the coding sequence ATGGGCCTTTCGAGAACCGTACTGTTCTGCGTGTTCGCCGCGGCGTCGTTTGCCGGCGACTGGACCCGGTACCGCGGCGAGAATGGTACTGGAGTGGCCGCTCTCGACCCGGGCGCCGTCCTACCCACCGAACTCGGCAAGGATAAGAACGTCGTCTGGAAGACGCAGGTGCCGAAGGGACACTCGTCGCCGATCGTGGTGGCGGGTAACGTGATTCTCACCGCGGCGGACGGAGATGGGCGGCTGACAGTGGCCTACGACGCAGCCAAAGGCATGGAGCGGTGGCGGGCGTCGGTGGACAAAGCGCGCGACGAGGCGGCGAATCCCCTGAACGGCCGCGCGACTCCCACGGCGGCTTCGGACGGCAAGAATGTATATGTCTTCTTCCCGGATTTCGGCCTGGTCTCTTACACACTTGGCGGGCAGGAGCGCTGGCGGCGGCCGCTCGGTCCATTCGCTTCGGTGCAGGGCCACGCCACGTCGCCCATCGTCGCGGAGGGGATGGTGGTGCTGCTGATTGACCAGCCCGTTGAATCCTACGTGGCCGCCTACGACGCCGCCACCGGCGCCGAGCGCTGGAAAGCCGATCGGCCGAACGGGTTTCTCGGCGGGTATTCGACGCCTGTCGTCTACCGGCCGAAGGGCGGTCCCGTGCAGGTGGTGGTCGGCGGGGCGCGCGAGTTGACCGGGTATCAGCTCAAGACGGGCGAGCGCGTGTGGTGGGGCAAAGGGATCACACAGGGGCCGGCCGCGTCGCCGGTGATCGACGGCGACATCGTCTATACGATCGAGCCGCCGGCCGAGCCCGGCAACTCGTTCAACGGGATGCTCGGCCTCGACAAGAACAAGGACGGCAAGCTGCAGATCGAAGAGGAGTTGGGGAAGAACTTGATCTACGTCCGGCTGATGGGGGCGATCGACAGAATGTACGGCAACTCCGACGGCACGGTGGAAGCCTCGGAGTGGGACAAGGCGTTCGCGCCGTCGGAACTGGGCGGCGGGCTGGTGGCGACGAAAATCGGCGCGCGCGGCGCGCTGCCTGCATCGGCGTCCTTGTGGAAGTTCGCCAAGAGTATTCCGTACGTGACGTCGGCGGTGTTGCACGGGGGTGTGGTCTACTACGTGCGCGACGGGGGCATCTTTTCGGCGATCGAGGCGGCCACGGGGAAGGTGCTCAAGCAGGGACGGTTGGGCGAAGCCGCGGCCGAGTTCTACGCGTCGCCGGTGGTGGGCGGCGATCTCATCTATCTCGCCGACAAAGATGGCAAGGTGGCCGTTGTGAAGGCGGCGGGCGCGGATTGGGAGGTGCTGGCGACCAATGACCTCGACGAGCAGATCATCGCCACTCCGGCGATCGCGAACAATCGGATCTACCTGCGGACGGAAGCGACGCTCTACTGCTTCGGCCAAAGCACGAAGTGA
- a CDS encoding sigma-70 family RNA polymerase sigma factor: MDLDRAPASHSPPLSAPSAGPAADRALIEGLRAKDRKATADFINRYTAAVVHYLRSRLWPRQDIVDDLAQEVFLAAWQRLDTYRGDAPIRAWLLGIARHKVEDHYRDLLRAEPVPMDDIAEPPDEAIHPDDALDQTRLNERTRAIISSLQPPYGLLLIWRYWEKRSLRDMAERTGRTEKAIERLLARARIHFRRQWDAATGEQS; this comes from the coding sequence ATGGACCTCGACCGCGCACCGGCATCCCACTCGCCACCGCTGTCCGCTCCGTCCGCCGGCCCGGCGGCGGACCGCGCGCTCATCGAAGGTCTTCGCGCCAAGGACCGAAAAGCCACCGCCGACTTCATCAATCGCTACACGGCCGCCGTGGTGCACTATCTGCGGTCGCGTCTCTGGCCGCGCCAGGACATCGTCGACGACCTGGCGCAGGAAGTGTTCCTGGCCGCCTGGCAGCGCCTCGACACCTACCGCGGCGACGCGCCCATCCGCGCCTGGCTCCTCGGCATCGCCCGGCACAAGGTGGAGGACCACTACCGCGATCTCCTGCGCGCCGAGCCCGTACCCATGGACGACATCGCCGAACCGCCCGACGAGGCCATCCATCCCGACGACGCATTGGACCAGACGCGCCTCAACGAACGCACCCGGGCCATCATTTCCTCCCTCCAGCCGCCATACGGCCTGCTGCTGATCTGGCGCTACTGGGAGAAACGCAGCCTCCGCGACATGGCCGAACGAACCGGCCGCACCGAAAAAGCAATCGAACGCCTGCTCGCCCGCGCACGCATCCACTTCCGCCGCCAATGGGATGCCGCCACGGGGGAACAATCATGA
- a CDS encoding outer membrane beta-barrel protein, with protein MLFRIGIAALLTVAGVRGQVSAGGGIGLSVLSRDSKASPSGPLATQYDAGKGALAHAFAGWRVHEYIGVQGAYVWTRNAAVLRTVGAGAFQEQRLNVSQNQVGGDFLLFFRDSKSWIQPFLSVGLGITSFSGAGDGVRVSGAKPGMRVAAGVDVWTRGAWGFRYAFLETIGPNPILPGADHALMTFKNQFGVIWRR; from the coding sequence TTGCTCTTCCGAATCGGTATCGCGGCGTTGTTGACGGTGGCGGGTGTGCGCGGTCAGGTATCCGCGGGCGGAGGGATTGGCCTTTCCGTCCTCTCACGCGATTCGAAGGCTTCTCCGTCGGGTCCCCTGGCCACCCAGTATGACGCCGGCAAGGGCGCGCTTGCCCATGCCTTCGCCGGCTGGCGCGTGCACGAGTACATTGGTGTCCAAGGCGCCTACGTCTGGACCCGAAACGCCGCTGTGCTGCGAACGGTGGGCGCGGGTGCCTTCCAGGAACAGCGGCTCAATGTTTCCCAGAACCAGGTGGGCGGCGATTTCCTGCTGTTCTTCCGCGACAGCAAGAGCTGGATCCAGCCGTTTCTCTCCGTGGGTCTCGGGATCACGTCCTTTTCGGGCGCGGGCGACGGGGTCCGGGTGAGCGGCGCGAAGCCGGGGATGCGCGTTGCGGCGGGCGTCGACGTTTGGACGCGCGGAGCGTGGGGGTTCCGCTACGCGTTCCTCGAAACCATCGGACCGAACCCGATTCTGCCCGGCGCCGATCACGCCTTGATGACGTTCAAGAACCAGTTCGGCGTGATCTGGCGGCGGTAG
- the rhuM gene encoding RhuM family protein, producing the protein MSDSPTPSNTGELVLFNRSVALARCIWRRCTTRRNWSRNQLVRNSYKFASRGVRQVQRPLRHDGLAAVLAVGDRVRFARGAQFRQWAAARLHDWTAKLDEFLRISDREGLTHTGTVSHAAAVSTALKEIDRYRAVEERKPQAVDAHFQEANEKTKKLDGLKGKARSIPRRDRT; encoded by the coding sequence ATGAGTGATTCCCCCACTCCTTCAAATACTGGCGAACTGGTCCTCTTCAACCGGAGCGTGGCGCTCGCACGATGCATTTGGCGGCGATGTACGACGAGGCGGAACTGGAGCCGGAACCAACTTGTAAGGAATTCTTACAAGTTCGCCAGCAGGGGGGTGCGTCAGGTGCAGCGGCCCTTGAGACACGACGGCTTGGCGGCAGTTCTCGCCGTTGGCGATCGGGTTCGGTTCGCGCGGGGCGCCCAGTTCCGGCAGTGGGCCGCCGCCCGCTTGCACGATTGGACTGCGAAGCTTGACGAATTCCTGCGGATCAGTGACCGCGAAGGACTCACTCACACCGGAACCGTTTCGCACGCGGCCGCCGTTTCCACGGCGCTGAAGGAAATCGACAGGTACAGGGCGGTCGAAGAGCGGAAACCGCAGGCGGTTGATGCTCACTTTCAGGAGGCCAATGAGAAAACGAAGAAGCTCGACGGCTTAAAGGGAAAAGCGAGGAGCATCCCCCGGCGGGACAGGACTTAG
- a CDS encoding sialidase family protein, with protein sequence MNRRTLLKAIPAAATFAASAAAPRASIESVDIVSFQPRFYHAWPTMIRQRATGHLLATYSGSREAHVCPFGRVEMVVSRDEGRTWSFPRVLMDTFIDDRDSGIVETGKGTLLVTTFTSLAYEKILAEANGQWDPARLERWKAVQRATTPELRESLRGAWMLRSTDGGLSWGTPYRVPVTSPHGPIALANGRLLFPGKRYPQEGGEIGVCESKDDGQTWTWAASIPSRDGDHHRDYHELHGVETGEPGRLIVHVRNHNKTNDRETLQSESLDNGRTWSKPRSIGVWGLPSHLLRLKDDRLMMTYSYRRSPRGNHARISEDHGRTWSEPIVLSSDGIGDLGYPSTVQLEGGGLVTLWYEARISGETGTNAGGHPMAVLRQARWALL encoded by the coding sequence ATGAATCGACGTACCCTGCTGAAAGCCATTCCGGCCGCCGCCACATTCGCCGCCAGCGCCGCCGCTCCCCGGGCCTCCATCGAAAGCGTTGACATCGTCTCTTTCCAGCCGAGGTTCTATCACGCCTGGCCGACGATGATCCGTCAGCGAGCCACCGGCCACCTGCTGGCGACCTACTCCGGCAGCCGCGAGGCGCACGTTTGTCCCTTCGGGCGCGTGGAGATGGTTGTCTCCCGCGACGAGGGCCGCACGTGGAGCTTTCCGCGTGTCCTGATGGACACCTTCATCGACGACCGCGATTCCGGAATCGTCGAAACCGGCAAAGGCACGCTGCTGGTTACCACGTTCACCTCACTCGCCTATGAGAAGATTCTCGCCGAGGCGAACGGCCAGTGGGATCCCGCCCGCCTCGAGCGCTGGAAGGCGGTGCAGCGCGCCACAACCCCCGAGCTGCGCGAGAGCCTCCGCGGCGCCTGGATGCTGCGCTCCACCGACGGCGGGCTCTCCTGGGGCACGCCGTACCGGGTCCCGGTAACCAGCCCGCACGGCCCGATCGCGCTCGCCAACGGCCGGCTGCTCTTTCCCGGCAAGCGCTATCCGCAAGAGGGCGGGGAGATCGGCGTCTGCGAGTCCAAGGATGACGGGCAGACATGGACCTGGGCCGCTTCCATCCCCTCGCGCGATGGCGACCATCATCGCGACTACCACGAGCTTCACGGCGTAGAAACGGGCGAGCCCGGACGCCTGATCGTCCACGTCCGCAATCACAACAAGACCAATGATCGCGAAACGCTGCAATCGGAATCGCTCGACAACGGCCGCACATGGTCGAAGCCCCGGTCCATCGGCGTGTGGGGTCTGCCGTCGCACCTGTTGCGGCTCAAGGACGATCGCCTCATGATGACCTACAGCTACCGGCGGTCGCCGCGAGGCAACCACGCCCGCATCAGCGAAGACCATGGGCGGACATGGTCCGAACCGATCGTCCTCAGCAGCGATGGCATCGGCGATCTCGGTTATCCTTCCACCGTGCAGCTCGAAGGCGGCGGTCTCGTCACGCTGTGGTACGAGGCGCGGATATCCGGCGAGACCGGAACCAATGCCGGCGGACATCCGATGGCCGTCCTCCGGCAGGCGCGCTGGGCTCTCCTGTAA
- a CDS encoding fasciclin domain-containing protein, with translation MTAPVVVHFLHLGRVPCTQSGMMMGAKLFAAGATSMAMASPARAADIVDTAAAKNFTTIVAAVKAAGLVDALKGEGPFTVFAPTEEAFAKLPAGTLEELLKPENKDKLVKILTYHVVPGKVMAADVVKLSSAKTVQGGEVRIDRMNGQVLVNGATVIKADVAATNGVIHVIDTVIVPE, from the coding sequence TTGACCGCGCCCGTCGTGGTCCATTTTTTGCACCTCGGCCGAGTCCCGTGCACCCAGTCGGGCATGATGATGGGCGCGAAGCTTTTCGCCGCTGGGGCGACAAGCATGGCGATGGCGTCCCCGGCCCGCGCCGCCGACATCGTCGACACGGCCGCGGCGAAGAACTTCACCACCATCGTCGCCGCGGTGAAAGCGGCCGGGCTCGTCGACGCGTTGAAGGGCGAGGGGCCGTTCACCGTGTTCGCACCCACCGAGGAAGCCTTCGCCAAGCTCCCGGCCGGAACGCTCGAGGAGCTCCTCAAACCGGAGAACAAGGACAAGCTCGTAAAGATCCTTACCTACCACGTTGTGCCTGGCAAGGTGATGGCGGCCGATGTGGTGAAACTCAGCTCGGCGAAGACCGTGCAGGGCGGCGAAGTCCGCATCGATCGCATGAACGGCCAAGTGCTCGTCAACGGCGCCACGGTGATCAAGGCCGACGTCGCGGCCACCAACGGCGTGATTCACGTGATCGACACCGTGATCGTGCCGGAGTAA
- a CDS encoding SDR family oxidoreductase: MTGRHVILAGGSGGLGAPCARMLAAEGTRVIVSYRENRTRADELADVAELVQADLLSAVDRARLLDSAPALYGLVVFAGNPARAADPSRLEEALRVSHEVNYAGPVLLAREAAERMRSSNTSGAIVLISSMQGVAVFPGSTAYAGAKAALAHAALVLAKECRGKADIRVNVICPGVNDAGMAKASIASGKYDRYLNEGVVPRFGRPEDVARAVRFFLEPDNYVTGQVLTVDGGLTL, from the coding sequence ATGACGGGTAGGCATGTGATTTTGGCCGGCGGGAGCGGCGGACTCGGCGCGCCCTGCGCACGGATGCTCGCGGCCGAGGGCACGCGCGTGATTGTGAGCTACCGCGAGAATCGGACACGGGCGGACGAGCTCGCCGATGTCGCCGAACTGGTCCAGGCCGACCTCCTGAGCGCCGTCGACCGCGCCCGCCTGCTCGATTCCGCGCCGGCACTCTACGGCTTGGTGGTCTTTGCCGGCAACCCGGCTCGCGCCGCCGACCCTTCACGGCTCGAGGAGGCGCTGCGCGTTTCCCACGAGGTGAACTACGCCGGTCCCGTACTGCTGGCCCGCGAAGCAGCGGAGCGCATGCGCTCGTCGAATACGTCCGGCGCGATCGTGCTGATCTCATCGATGCAGGGCGTCGCCGTGTTTCCCGGCTCCACGGCCTACGCCGGCGCGAAGGCGGCACTGGCGCATGCGGCGTTGGTGCTCGCGAAAGAATGCCGGGGAAAGGCCGATATCCGTGTCAACGTGATTTGCCCGGGAGTGAACGATGCCGGGATGGCGAAGGCCAGTATCGCGTCGGGCAAATACGACCGCTACCTCAACGAGGGCGTGGTCCCGCGCTTCGGCCGGCCCGAGGACGTCGCGCGGGCGGTGCGCTTCTTCCTCGAGCCGGACAACTACGTCACCGGGCAGGTGCTGACCGTGGACGGCGGACTTACACTCTAA
- a CDS encoding O-antigen ligase family protein, with translation MKNPFADGEHVLYPLSLCAAAACMVSIAASHILLGAGAAWLLLHRDRVRIPRVWLPILVFLAATLAAAAFSPAPAAAWPQIRKFYVWLFLPVVYSGVRRASEASLVLAAMAVCGTASALWGLAQFEQKYVGAAARGEDFYQSYVAERITGFMSHWMTFSSHVMFAFLAAVAFLLLARNRRAPVWIFCGGVTAVALVLGFTRSIWPAAAAGMMFLVWHWRRWFVLATPVAIVALVLFAPEPLNRRIESAWKPSKLDSNDHRQALRRTGLRMIEAHPLVGVGPEQVGPRFLEFAPPDVPRPLPSAWYTQHLHNIYIHFAAERGVPAAVGLVWFLALVAWQLGRGAAGVDRAVPLAAVAAIIGTAVGGYWEVNLGDSEVLGALLSMIACGYAVRDEEAAA, from the coding sequence GTGAAAAATCCCTTCGCTGACGGCGAACACGTACTATACCCGCTCTCGCTCTGTGCCGCGGCGGCTTGCATGGTGTCGATCGCCGCGTCGCACATCCTCCTGGGAGCCGGCGCCGCGTGGCTCCTGCTGCATCGTGACCGCGTGCGAATCCCGCGCGTTTGGCTGCCGATCCTGGTGTTCCTTGCGGCCACTCTCGCGGCCGCCGCGTTCTCACCTGCCCCGGCCGCGGCATGGCCGCAAATCCGAAAGTTCTACGTGTGGCTGTTCCTGCCGGTGGTCTACAGCGGCGTGCGGCGGGCCTCCGAAGCAAGCCTCGTGCTGGCTGCCATGGCTGTCTGCGGAACGGCGTCCGCGCTATGGGGATTGGCGCAGTTCGAGCAAAAGTACGTCGGGGCGGCGGCGCGCGGCGAGGATTTCTACCAGTCCTACGTCGCGGAACGCATCACCGGCTTCATGAGCCACTGGATGACCTTTTCGAGCCACGTCATGTTCGCGTTCCTCGCGGCCGTGGCGTTTCTGCTGCTGGCGCGAAACCGGCGGGCGCCGGTGTGGATCTTCTGCGGCGGCGTGACAGCGGTGGCCCTCGTGCTGGGCTTCACGCGATCGATATGGCCGGCGGCGGCGGCGGGGATGATGTTCCTGGTCTGGCACTGGCGGCGATGGTTCGTACTGGCCACGCCGGTCGCCATCGTAGCGCTGGTGCTGTTCGCGCCGGAGCCGCTGAATCGCCGCATCGAATCCGCCTGGAAGCCGTCGAAGTTGGACTCGAACGATCATCGCCAGGCGCTGCGGCGCACCGGGCTCAGGATGATCGAGGCGCATCCGCTGGTGGGGGTCGGGCCGGAGCAGGTGGGTCCGCGGTTCCTGGAGTTCGCGCCGCCGGACGTGCCGCGCCCCTTGCCCTCGGCCTGGTACACGCAGCATCTCCACAACATCTACATCCATTTCGCCGCCGAACGCGGCGTGCCGGCGGCAGTCGGGCTAGTGTGGTTTCTCGCGCTTGTGGCGTGGCAATTGGGGCGCGGCGCCGCCGGGGTGGATCGGGCGGTGCCGCTGGCGGCGGTGGCGGCGATCATCGGCACCGCGGTAGGCGGTTACTGGGAAGTGAACCTGGGCGACAGCGAAGTGCTCGGGGCGCTTCTTTCGATGATCGCGTGTGGCTATGCGGTGCGGGACGAGGAGGCAGCGGCATGA
- the sixA gene encoding phosphohistidine phosphatase SixA — protein MQVYLLRHGIAEDPKPGQPDRERALTAEGRRKLRSVLKAAKAGEVAPEIVVTSPYVRARQTADIARELLGGELVESAALAPHSRPEAAWDELRTYRGSTQVLLVGHEPLFSQLTAYLLGTPELIVDFKKGALARIDFEPELGLRPRGGLRWLITAKLTGAG, from the coding sequence GTGCAGGTCTATTTGTTGCGTCATGGGATCGCCGAAGACCCGAAGCCCGGCCAGCCGGACCGCGAACGCGCATTGACGGCCGAGGGTCGCCGCAAGCTGCGCAGCGTACTGAAGGCCGCCAAAGCAGGCGAGGTAGCGCCGGAGATTGTCGTGACGAGCCCCTACGTCCGGGCGCGTCAGACGGCTGACATCGCGCGGGAGCTTCTCGGCGGGGAATTGGTGGAATCGGCGGCGCTGGCGCCGCACTCGCGTCCCGAGGCGGCGTGGGACGAGTTGCGCACGTATCGCGGGTCCACCCAGGTGCTGCTCGTGGGCCACGAGCCGCTGTTCAGCCAGTTGACCGCGTACCTGCTCGGGACGCCCGAGTTGATCGTGGACTTCAAGAAGGGCGCGCTCGCGCGGATCGACTTCGAGCCCGAGCTCGGATTGAGGCCGCGCGGGGGGCTACGATGGCTGATCACCGCCAAGCTCACCGGCGCCGGCTGA